From Equus przewalskii isolate Varuska chromosome 7, EquPr2, whole genome shotgun sequence, one genomic window encodes:
- the SERPINB10 gene encoding serpin B10, translating to MDSLAKSINQFALEFSKKLAESAEGKNIFFSPWGISTSLAMVYLGAKGTTAAQMAQVLQFNRDQDIKSFHESEKKMKMEFNLVKVEEIHSNFQTLISEINNCSNAYILKTANRVYAEKTHPFLIKYLEDMKTYFGAEPQSVNFLEASGRVRKEINSWVESQTEGKILNLLPDDSVDPTTKMVLVNALYFKGIWEQQFLVQDTTEKPFRINKTTSKPVQMMSMKQKLQVFHVENPQVIGLQLYYENRDLSLLILLPEDVGGLAQLEKAITYEKLSEWTSADMMELYDVQLHLPKFKLEESYDLKSTLSNMGMSDAFNPSKADFSGMSMDRNLFLSQVFHKSFVEINEQGTEAAAGTASEMVLRIRLPSIEFNADHPFLFFIRHNKTNSILFYGRFCSP from the exons atggattctttagcAAAATCAATCAACCAATTTGCCCTTGAATTTAGCAAGAAGCTAGCTGAATCTGCTGagggtaaaaatattttcttttctccctggggcatcTCAACCTCATTGGCCATGGTGTACTTGGGCGCCAAAGGGACCACTGCAGCCCAAATGGCCCAG GTGCTTCAGTTTAACAGAGACCAGGACATCAAAAGTTTtcatgaaagtgaaaagaaaatgaaaatg gaattcaaCTTGGTAAAGGTTGAAGAAATCCACTCTAATTTCCAGACACTTATCTCAGAAATCAACAATTGCAGCAATGCCTACATACTTAAAACAGCCAACAGGGTCTATGCGGAGAAAACTCATCCATTTCTCATT aaatatttagaagACATGAAAACATACTTTGGTGCAGAGCCACAGTCTGTTAACTTTTTGGAAGCTTCTGGACGAGTCAGAAAGGAGATCAACTCTTGGGTCGAAAGCCAGACTGAGG GAAAAATCCTGAATCTCCTACCTGATGACTCTGTGGATCCTACAACCAAAATGGTTCTAGTGAACGCCCTTTACTTTAAAGGAATCTGGGAACAGCAATTCTTAGTCCAAGACACCACAGAAAAGCCTTTCAGAATAAACAAG ACTACAAGCAAACCAGTGCAAATGAtgtcaatgaaacaaaaacttcAAGTTTTTCACGTAGAAAACCCACAAGTCATAGGCCTTCAACTCTATTATGAGAACCGCGACCTCAGCCTGCTCATACTACTGCCAGAAGATGTTGGCGGGCTGGCTCAG CTGGAAAAGGCCATCACCTATGAGAAGCTGAGTGAGTGGACCAGTGCAGACATGATGGAGTTGTATGACGTGCAGCTGCATCTTCCCAAGTTCAAACTGGAAGAGTCTTATGATCTCAAGTCAACCCTGAGCAACATGGGGATGAGTGATGCTTTTAACCCGAGCAAAGCTGATTTCTCAGGAATGTCTATGGACAGAAACCTATTTCTGTCCCAGGTTTTCCACAAGTcttttgtggaaataaatgaacagGGTACAGAGGCTGCAGCTGGCACTGCGAGTGAGATGGTTTTGCGAATTAGACTCCCCTCCATTGAATTCAATGCAGACCACCCATTCCTTTTCTTCATCAGGCACAACAAAACCAATAGCATTCTCTTTTATGGGAGATTCTGCTCCCCATAA